Within Epilithonimonas zeae, the genomic segment CCGACATTCATTTCTGTTCCTCCGAAGAAGAATTCCATTTCGCGGCTTTGTCTCAGCATTTTGCTGTCGGACGGAGACAATCTCATCAATACTTCGCCAAAGGTTACAACTTTGCTCATTTATGTAGTTTTTTTAGAATCGTGATTCTTAATTTTTTTTTTCTGAACGCGAAGAGCGCAAAGATTTTTTATTTAATTCTATGTTTTAAGTTCATAAAGGCGTAAAATTTAACAATGTTCGCAGTGAGAAATTAATACTTTATAAAATCTTCTCTAAACGGACTGAAAACATCTACCAAAATCCCGTCTTCCAGACATTCGACGCCGTGAAGAACATTGGAAGGAACGAAGAATGAATCGCCTTTCTTCAAAATTGAAATATCTTCTCCGATGTTGACTTCAAATTTTCCTTCTGCAACATAAGTCACCTGAATATGAGGATGTTTGTGTTTGTAACCAATTCCGCCTTTTTTGAAACGGACATTCACCATCATTACAGATTCGTCGTAGCCTACAATTTGGCGGTCGATGTATTCATCTATTTTCTCCCATTCTGTTGAATCGGATTTGTAATATATTTTGGATGTTTGTTTTGTTTCCATTTTATTTTGAACACAAAGTGCACAAAGATTTTTTATTTAATTCTAATGTTTTTAAGTTCACAAAGTCCTTCGACTCCGCTCAGGATGAAAACTCTAATAGTAACTTTTTAATCCGCGAATCACTCGCAGCCCGACTTGAGCGGAAATCCTTTTTTGCTTCTACTTTAGTTCTATATTAAACTGAAATGTTCTGCAAAAAAGATTGACTTCGTCGAACCACTTCGTTGGGTTTGGGAGCCCTTCGTCAAGCTCAGGATAAACTACAGGCGGATTAAGCTGCCTTAATTATTTTTATCTTAAAAGTTGAAATATTCCTTAGCGTTAAAATAACAAATATCTGCCACAACTTTTCCTACCAAATCCAAATCCTCAGGAAGTTCGCCAGACTCGATTTCGTTTCCTAAAAGGTTACACAATACACGTCTGAAATACTCGTGTCTTGGGAACGAAAGAAAGCTTCTGGAATCGGTCAGCATCCCAACAAATGTGCTGATGAGTCCCATATTGGAAAGGGCGTTCATTTGTTTTTCCATTCCGTCTTTTTGGTCCAAAAACCACCATCCGGAACCAAATTGAACTTTTCCTTTCACTGAACCGTCATTGAAATTCCCAATCATTGTTGCCATAATTTCGTTATCGGCTGGATTCAGGTTATAGATGATTGTTTTAGTCAACTTGTCCTTAGAATCCAATGTGTTCAGGAATCTCGAAAGGTTCGCAGCCTGACTGAAATCGCCTATGGAATCCCAACCTGTGTCTGGTCCAAGAACTTTCAACATTCTTGCATTGTTGTTTCTCAAAGCGCCCAAATGATATTGCTGAACCCAACCAAATGAATGGTAAGTCTCACCCAAGAACAGCAAAATTGCTGTTTTGAACTGCTCAATCTGATGTGGCGTTAAGGTTTCTCCTTTTCTCTTCGTTTCAAAAATTGAGTTGATTTCTGAATCTGTGAACGTTTCAAAAGAAATGTTATTCAATCCGTGGTCACACAATCTGCATCCATTGGCGTGAAAGTATTCAATCCTTTTGATTAGCGCATCCTGTACATCCTTGTAAGAGTTGATTTCGATGCCTGCAGATTCGACTAATTTATCGATGTAAGAATTATAATCCTCGTTATCAATCAAAATCGCTTTGTCCGGACGGAAAGCCGTGCTAACTGTGATTCCGATATTATTTTGTTTGATTGTTTGATGATACTCTAAAGTGTCAATCGGGTCTTCTGTCGTACAAACCGTTTCTACGTTTCTCATTTTTAACAATCCTCGAACAGATTTCTCTGGCGTTTGAAGCTGAGCGGATACATTTTCGTAAACTTGGTCAGCGTTTTTTTCGCTTAACAAATCGTAAACATCGAAATATCTTGCTAATTCTAAATGTGTCCAATGGAACAAAGGATTTCTCAATGTATTCGGAACTGTTTTTGCCCAAGCTGCGAATTTTTCTTTGTCAGAAGCGTCTCCGGTGATGAATTTTTCGTTAACGCCCATTGTTCTCATCGCTCTCCATTTGTAATGGTCACCACCAATCCAAACCTGAGTAATGTTCTCAAACTGACGGTTTTCTGCAATCTCTTTCGGAGGCAAATGGTTATGATAATCGATGATTGGTTGGTTTTCAGCAAATCTGAAATACAACTCCTCAGCGAATTTGTTCTTTAATAGAAATGTATCTGTGATAAATGGTTTTGTAAGTGTGTTCATAAGACTAATAGATGATAGACTGATAGATGATAGACTGATAGATGAAAGACTTTATTCGTTTGAAGGTTTTCCGATGGTTGCTAAGATTCCGCCGTCAACGTAGATGATTTGTCCATTAATAAACTGACTCGCTTCGGAAGCTAAAAATATTGCTGTTCCAGCCAAATCTTCGGGATTACCCCAACGACCTTCCGGTGTTCTGCTGATAATGAACTCATTGAAAGGATGTCCATCCACACGGATTGGTTCTGTCTGAGACGTCGCAAAATATCCGGGACCGATTCCGTTTACTTGGATATTATGTTTTGCCCATTCTGTTGCTAAATTTTTAGTAAGCATTTTCAATCCGCCTTTTGCAGAAGCGTAAGCCACAACATTATCACGACCCAATTCGCTCATCATAGAACAAATGTTGATAATTTTACCAGATTTTCTTGCAATCATATTTTTGGCGACCAACTGAGACATAATGAAAGGTCCTGTCAAATCTACATCAATCACTTTTCGGAAATCGGAAACTTCCATTTCCAGAGCCGGGATTCTTTTGATGATTCCGGCATTATTAATAAGGATATCGATTTGCTTGTGATTGGTTTCGATTTCTGCCACTTTTTCAGCAGCAATTTTCTCGTCTGTCACATCAAAAATATATCCTGTTGCTTTGTATCCTTTTGACTGGTAATAAGCAATGGCTTCTTCCAATTTGGATGGAGTAGTACTGGTTACAACCAATTCCGCTCCTGCTGAAGCCAAACCTTCTGCCATTGCCAAACCTAAACCGTGTGTTCCTCCAGTTACTAATGCTACTTTTCCAGTTAAGTCAAATAAATTTTTCATTTAAATATCTTTAGATAGAATATTTCAAATATTTTTTTTCTCGCTGATTTTATAGATTTAGCAGATTTGAAATCTGCATAATTTGCTAAATCTGCGAGGATTAATGTTTTTCTTTTATTTTAATTCGTCCGTTTTTACAGCATCCATATCGCCGTAGTCCATATTTTCTCCCGCCATTCCCCAGATAAATGTATAATTGGAAGTCCCAACACCAGAGTGGATAGACCATTCCGGAGAAATCACGGCATCTCTATTTTTAAGGAAAATGTGTCTTGTTTCCTGAGGTTGTCCCATAAAATGAGAAACCGTTTGACCTTCTTCCAAATCGAAGTAGAAGTAAGCTTCCATTCTTCTGGTATGCGTGTGAGAAGGCATTGTATTCCAAACGCTTCCTTCGTGCAATTCCGTCATTCCCATCTGAAGTTGACAAGTTTCGAGAACACTGTTTACTAGTAGCTTATTGATTGTTCTTCTATTAGCATATTTCGAATCACCTAATTCTACGATTTCAGCTTCATTTTTTGTAACCTTTTTTGTTGGATAAGAATGATGAGCCGGAGCAGAATTGATATAGAAATATGCTTGTTCACCCTCAACATTTTCAAAAGTTACGTTTTTATTTCCTTTTCCTATATATAATGCTTCCTTATTATTAAGTTCGTAAACTGTTCCGTCAACTGTTATTTTTCCTTTCCCACCAACATTGATGATTCCGATTTCTCTTCTGTCTAGAAAGTTTTCAGCTTTTAGTTCATCAATTGTTTCAAGCTTTAAAGCTTTGTCTGTTGGCATTGCTCCTCCTACAATTAATCTGTCGTACATTGTATAGACTAATTTGATTTGTCCTTCTTGAAATAAATTGTTGATTAGGAATTCTCTTCTAAGATCTTCTGTTGTGTATTTTTTTGCATCATTCGGATGATGAGCGTATCTGAATTCTGAAGTTGTCATTTCTTTATTATATAAATGTTAACTAAAAATTAATTGTGTAATCGATTGCATTAATAAATACTCTTTTTGGCACAATAAATAATTTCTGTAAATATATATATAAATATTAACCAAGAAAGAAAAATTTGAAATAAATTTTAATTACTTTAATATCAATGCTTTGAGCTGTTTTTATTGATGTTTTTAATTATTATTTCTGTCTGTTTTGTGCTCTATTTTGCACTGCCATGTCAAATTTGTGCAATATTTTGCATTTTACCAATTTTTATTGCTTTAAACATTGTTTTAAGTTGTCGTTGTATTTAATTTATTGATAATGAATTGATTAAATTTATTTTTGTGATGTTCTTCTCATAGAATATATGAAGTCTAAAAAATTTGATTTTGAATATAAAAAATGCTACAATTTCCAAAAATGACTTTCTTAAGTTAAATTTTGGTTAATTAAAAATTGATGATATCTATCATTTTTTGACTCGATTAATCGAATATTGTAGCTAAATAAAAATTATTTGATATAATTTTTAATATTTATTTTTAAATGAATGTGTTTTTTAATTCATTGAAAATGAATTATTTAATTGAGTTTTCGTAATGTAAAAAATTACTATGTTAAATTAATATTAATAAAAAATTGATTTTTTTTATTTGCCAATTGAAAAATAATCTTAGTTTAGTCGAGTTAAGAAAAATTAAAAATTTTAAGTGCAATCGATTGCATTTTTAACCTGTTTTTCAAGACAATTTTGAGTAAAAAACATTACTAAAATTATAAAAACTAAAAAATATCTATGAGTGGTTTAAAATTAGGTATTCAAAGTGCTTTTATAAAAACGACAATTGCGTCGGTCTTTTTATTACCCGCCTTTGGATTAGCTCAAGAATTAATTAAAGTTTCAGGAAAAATTACTTCTGACCAAAACAAACCTGTACAAAATGTAGAAGTTACTGTAAGAAACTCCAAGTTTTCTACAATGACCAACAAAGCAGGACAGTATGAGCTTAACGTTCCCAAGAATGCGACGCTTATTATCCGTTCCAAAGGTTTTGAAGAACAGGAAGTAGAAGTTAATGGAAGGACTAGCATTAATGTTTCCTTAGCAAAATTTGATGGCAATAAAGAGAAGGCTATTGACGAAGTAGTTTTGGTTGGTTATACAACTGTTTCTAAAAAAGATGTGACCAATTCTGTTGCCTCTGTAAAAGGAGATCAATTGAATGATATGCCTGTAAACAGTGCTGCGGAAGCTATCCAAGGTAGAATGGCTGGTGTGCAGGTAACATTTGGAGAGGGGGCGC encodes:
- a CDS encoding gluconate 5-dehydrogenase, with the protein product MKNLFDLTGKVALVTGGTHGLGLAMAEGLASAGAELVVTSTTPSKLEEAIAYYQSKGYKATGYIFDVTDEKIAAEKVAEIETNHKQIDILINNAGIIKRIPALEMEVSDFRKVIDVDLTGPFIMSQLVAKNMIARKSGKIINICSMMSELGRDNVVAYASAKGGLKMLTKNLATEWAKHNIQVNGIGPGYFATSQTEPIRVDGHPFNEFIISRTPEGRWGNPEDLAGTAIFLASEASQFINGQIIYVDGGILATIGKPSNE
- a CDS encoding cupin domain-containing protein, which translates into the protein METKQTSKIYYKSDSTEWEKIDEYIDRQIVGYDESVMMVNVRFKKGGIGYKHKHPHIQVTYVAEGKFEVNIGEDISILKKGDSFFVPSNVLHGVECLEDGILVDVFSPFREDFIKY
- the kduI gene encoding 5-dehydro-4-deoxy-D-glucuronate isomerase — protein: MTTSEFRYAHHPNDAKKYTTEDLRREFLINNLFQEGQIKLVYTMYDRLIVGGAMPTDKALKLETIDELKAENFLDRREIGIINVGGKGKITVDGTVYELNNKEALYIGKGNKNVTFENVEGEQAYFYINSAPAHHSYPTKKVTKNEAEIVELGDSKYANRRTINKLLVNSVLETCQLQMGMTELHEGSVWNTMPSHTHTRRMEAYFYFDLEEGQTVSHFMGQPQETRHIFLKNRDAVISPEWSIHSGVGTSNYTFIWGMAGENMDYGDMDAVKTDELK
- the uxaC gene encoding glucuronate isomerase, which codes for MNTLTKPFITDTFLLKNKFAEELYFRFAENQPIIDYHNHLPPKEIAENRQFENITQVWIGGDHYKWRAMRTMGVNEKFITGDASDKEKFAAWAKTVPNTLRNPLFHWTHLELARYFDVYDLLSEKNADQVYENVSAQLQTPEKSVRGLLKMRNVETVCTTEDPIDTLEYHQTIKQNNIGITVSTAFRPDKAILIDNEDYNSYIDKLVESAGIEINSYKDVQDALIKRIEYFHANGCRLCDHGLNNISFETFTDSEINSIFETKRKGETLTPHQIEQFKTAILLFLGETYHSFGWVQQYHLGALRNNNARMLKVLGPDTGWDSIGDFSQAANLSRFLNTLDSKDKLTKTIIYNLNPADNEIMATMIGNFNDGSVKGKVQFGSGWWFLDQKDGMEKQMNALSNMGLISTFVGMLTDSRSFLSFPRHEYFRRVLCNLLGNEIESGELPEDLDLVGKVVADICYFNAKEYFNF